A window of the Dermacentor variabilis isolate Ectoservices unplaced genomic scaffold, ASM5094787v1 scaffold_12, whole genome shotgun sequence genome harbors these coding sequences:
- the LOC142566066 gene encoding putative GTP-binding protein 6, with protein sequence MVTLPNISFLARHVGCYAATMLHLCSVRQFFSLALRSKLCVHRKHSSLITLRTSFTEIDYVEFENFVQCSSYVEQQPKFALLNLPRVGHDVLVVQPRIKKGRRLRTDTTTALQLAEAVTLLETLPGWKAAGRLTLKTDNDMRKLLFKSGNLEIIQDSVKEKSATAIFINVDILTGVQHVALQEFFRLPIYDRYTVVLNIFRNHARTKEAKLQIALAEIPYYRARIWHLHKGTGRNMSGTGQTYYERQQQLLRSREAALRRQLGELTGERSLLRKKRRQLEFPTVAVVGYTNAGKTALIKQLTNDDRLQPRDQFFATIDVTAHAGRLNMLKRVLYMDTVGFISDIPTTLVASFASTLEDVVLADVIVHVVDLSHPDRDAQRNNVLQTLENIGVPPKLLDSIIEVGNKIDLLPSSLTESRREYMPISCVDGTGLAELRILIEQRLIKNTGRSVERFRVPTGGSEYIWLYREGTFISCTVDGCDSNYSIVDVVLTTATKAKFKHLFGSTCGVK encoded by the coding sequence ATGGTGACACTTCCTAATATCTCGTTTCTTGCGAGACATGTCGGTTGCTACGCTGCAACTATGCTGCATCTCTGTTCTGTTCGTCAGTTTTTTTCTCTAGCGCTTCGATCAAAGTTGTGCGTGCACCGAAAACATAGCTCACTAATTACGCTACGAACTTCATTCACCGAAATCGATTACGTGGAGTTCGAAAACTTTGTGCAGTGTAGCAGCTATGTAGAGCAGCAGCCCAAGTTCGCCCTGCTCAACTTGCCTCGTGTGGGTCATGATGTTCTCGTAGTGCAGCCTAGAATCAAGAAAGGACGCCGGTTGAGAACGGATACTACTACCGCTTTGCAACTCGCTGAAGCAGTCACCCTGTTGGAAACGTTACCAGGTTGGAAAGCCGCAGGCAGGCTGACGCTGAAGACAGACAACGACATGAGGAAGCTATTATTCAAGTCTGGAAACCTAGAAATAATTCAGGACAGCGTCAAGGAGAAGTCTGCCACTGCTATTTTCATCAATGTCGACATCCTCACAGGTGTCCAGCATGTAGCACTTCAAGAGTTTTTTCGCCTGCCCATTTACGACAGGTACACAGTTGTGCTGAACATTTTTCGCAACCATGCTCGCACGAAAGAAGCCAAGCTGCAGATAGCTCTTGCCGAGATTCCGTACTACCGTGCCCGCATCTGGCATCTGCACAAGGGCACAGGCCGCAATATGTCTGGCACGGGCCAAACCTACTACGAGCGCCAGCAACAGCTGCTTCGGAGCCGCGAAGCGGCACTCCGCAGGCAGCTGGGCGAACTAACGGGAGAGCGTAGCCTATTGCGCAAGAAGCGACGCCAGCTCGAGTTCCCCACTGTGGCCGTTGTCGGATACACAAACGCCGGAAAGACTGCTCTCATAAAACAGCTGACGAACGACGACCGTCTACAGCCCCGCGACCAGTTCTTCGCCACGATCGACGTCACCGCGCATGCGGGCCGGCTCAACATGTTGAAGCGTGTCCTCTACATGGACACTGTGGGTTTTATCTCGGACATACCTACAACGCTAGTGGCGTCTTTCGCATCGACACTCGAGGACGTAGTCCTCGCAGACGTCATCGTTCATGTGGTAGACCTAAGCCATCCCGACCGCGATGCTCAGCGCAATAACGTTCTCCAAACATTGGAGAACATAGGCGTGCCGCCTAAGCTTCTTGACAGCATTATCGAAGTAGGCAACAAGATTGACCTATTGCCATCATCGCTGACCGAGAGCAGAAGGGAGTACATGCCGATTTCGTGCGTTGATGGCACAGGGCTTGCCGAACTGCGCATCCTCATCGAACAGAGGCTCATCAAAAACACAGGCCGGTCAGTGGAAAGGTTTCGTGTTCCCACAGGGGGATCCGAATACATCTGGTTGTACAGGGAGGGCACTTTCATTTCGTGCACCGTGGACGGTTGTGATAGTAACTATTCCATTGTGGATGTTGTACTCACAACTGCTACAAAGGCAAAGTTTAAACACCTGTTTGGAAGTACATGTGGTGTGAAGTAA